Proteins encoded in a region of the Nicotiana tomentosiformis chromosome 9, ASM39032v3, whole genome shotgun sequence genome:
- the LOC138899293 gene encoding uncharacterized protein, with protein sequence MLLLRRNMVKIWGAVRVWKLLKRHPMLLKISANNSVHAAVTTDDSSNSSSESSSSTDNSSDSEYEELFEEGEADYGSDTHEEYKAFRAERRTVERRKRKESAPKQEHVKLDKVTSFETDPDDVDDKGEGEVQQKVKARRRKTKRRVIFDKTCKKIVRETGLIFASVRDFREAVTKYVVQQKVFIEEYVNEPTRVRVKCKKVYCPWLLVASYDSRTKDFVVKNYNPVHKYDPTNRNKLCNSKFLAKRFNERIKEQLNIRIFKFQEFIRKKLGLYVGRTVYRRVRNIVLNEIMDDHKLEYGRILDYSDEFLRSNPGSTCVVKLSDETFEGRKKMFVGFYICFDAMKKSYLAGCRPCIGLDGCFLKGICRGQLLVAVGDGTNLTIITNMQKGLENAITNLLPNTEHRMCARHILANWSKKWRGIERRNCFWRCTRSIYEWELKKNLDEIKKLGNKIVDELLYYNIERWSMMYFNTFCKCDSVDNNMAKYFNAWILAAR encoded by the exons ATGTTACTTTTGAGAAGGAATATGGTCAAGATTTGGGGGGCTGTGAGGGTTTGGAAACTTTTGAAAAGGCATCCAATGCTGCTGAAAATTAGTGCCAATAATAGTGTGCATGCAGCTGTTACTACTGATGATAGTTCAAACTCCTCATCTGAATCTAGCAGCAGCACTGATAATAGCTCAGATTCAGAGTATGAGGAATTATTTGAAGAAGGAGAAGCTGATTATGGCAGTGATACACATGAGGAGTACAAGGCATTTAGGGCAGAAAGAAGGACtgtagagagaaggaagagaaaagaaaGTGCTCCTAAACAAGAACATGTTAAACTAG ATAAAGTTACTAGCTTTGAGACAGATCCAGATGATGTTGATGATAAAGGTGAAGGGGAGGTTCAACAAAAAGTTAAAGCTAGAAGAAGAAAGACTAAAAGAAGAGTAATCTTTGATAAGACGTGCAAGAAAATAGTTAGGGAAACTGGACTTATATTTGCAAGTGTGAGAGATTTCAGAGAAGCCGTAACTAAATATGTTGTTCAACAAAAGGTTTTTATAGAAGAGTATGTAAATGAACCTACAAGGGTGAGGGTTAAGTGCAAGAAGGTATATTGTCCTTGGCTTCTAGTTGCTAGTTATGATTCTAGGACTAAGGATTTTGTAGTCAAGAACTACAATCCAGTTCACAAATATGACCCTACTAACAGAAACAAGCTATGTAATTCAAAGTTCTTGGCCAAAAGGTTCAATGAGAGGATAAAAGAACAACTTAACATTAGAATATTCAAGTTTCAGGAGTTTATTAGAAAGAAATTGGGATTGTATGTTGGGAGGACAGTTTATAGGAGGgtaagaaatattgtgttgaatgAGATAATGGATGATCATAAACTGGAGTATGGCAGAATATTAGATTATAGTGATGAGTTTCTTAGATCTAATCCAGGGAGTACATGTGTAGTGAAGCTTAGTGATGAAACTTTTGAAGGTAGGAAGAAAATGTTTGTTGGGTTCTATATTTGTTTTGATGCAATGAAGAAATCATACTTGGCTGGTTGTAGGCCATGCATTGGGTTGGATGGATGTTTTCTGAAAGGGATATGTAGAGGCCAACTACTTGTAGCA GTTGGAGATGGTACAAATCTGACCATTATAACAAACATGCAAAAG GGACTTGAGAATGCTATAACAAATCTACTTCCAAATACTGAGCATAGGATGTGTGCAAGGCACATCCTAGCTAACTGGTCAAAGAAATGGAGGGGCATAGAGAGAAGGAACTGCTTCTGGAGGTGTACAAGGTCTATCTATGAGTGGGAGTTAAAGAAAAATCTGGATGAAATAAAGAAATTGGGTAATAAGATAGTTGATGAACTGTTGTACTACAACATAGAAAGATGGAGCATGATGTATTTCAACACATTCTGCAAGTGTGACAGTGTTGACAATAATATGGCAAAATATTTCAATGCTTGGATTTTGGCAGCAAGGTAG